A region of Toxorhynchites rutilus septentrionalis strain SRP chromosome 1, ASM2978413v1, whole genome shotgun sequence DNA encodes the following proteins:
- the LOC129762249 gene encoding probable nuclear transport factor 2 isoform X1, whose product MALNPQYEEIGKGFVTQYYAMFDDPLQRPNLVNLYNAELSFMTFEGQQIQGAAKILEKLQGLTFQKINRALTAVDSQPMFDGGVLINVLGRLQCDDDPPHAYAQLFVLKPMGGSFFCAHDIFRLCIHNSA is encoded by the exons aTGGCACTCAATCCGCAATACGAGGAAATCGGGAAAGGATTCGTCACCCAGTACTACGCAATGTTCGACGATCCGCTGCAGCGGCCCAACCTTGTGAATCTCTACAAT GCGGAATTATCCTTCATGACATTTGAGGGTCAACAAATTCAAGGAGCAGCCAAAATCCTGGAAAAACTCCAG GGTCTCACCTTCCAAAAAATCAACCGAGCGCTAACGGCAGTCGACTCGCAGCCAATGTTTGACGGAGGTGTTCTAATCAATGTTTTAGGTAGATTACAA TGTGACGATGATCCGCCGCACGCGTACGCCCAGCTGTTCGTCCTGAAACCGATGGGAGGATCGTTCTTCTGTGCTCATGATATTTTCCGTTTGTGCATCCACAACTCGGCATGA
- the LOC129762249 gene encoding probable nuclear transport factor 2 isoform X2, with product MALNPQYEEIGKGFVTQYYAMFDDPLQRPNLVNLYNAELSFMTFEGQQIQGAAKILEKLQGLTFQKINRALTAVDSQPMFDGGVLINVLGRLQTDEDQPHAYTQTFVLKPIGASFFVQHDVFRLALHDMA from the exons aTGGCACTCAATCCGCAATACGAGGAAATCGGGAAAGGATTCGTCACCCAGTACTACGCAATGTTCGACGATCCGCTGCAGCGGCCCAACCTTGTGAATCTCTACAAT GCGGAATTATCCTTCATGACATTTGAGGGTCAACAAATTCAAGGAGCAGCCAAAATCCTGGAAAAACTCCAG GGTCTCACCTTCCAAAAAATCAACCGAGCGCTAACGGCAGTCGACTCGCAGCCAATGTTTGACGGAGGTGTTCTAATCAATGTTTTAGGTAGATTACAA ACCGACGAAGATCAGCCCCACGCCTACACGCAAACGTTCGTACTGAAACCGATCGGAGCCAGTTTTTTCGTCCAGCATGACGTCTTCAGATTAGCGCTGCACGATATGGCCTAG